GATTGAATGTAAAATACAAATGTTGTCATAATAACACATTTTATAGTTCTATAATATAAGTGTTCATTCTTACTTTTATCACTAGTTTTTGTATGACTAACCATGAATACCAAATACACCCTAATATGAGGATCTTCCAAATCCAAAGCATACACTTCAAATTAAGTTTGTACCGTACTATGTATTTTGAGATAAAGTAACCTGACTCAGACCCTGAACCCAGGCTTTGCTGGTTAGAACAGTAATTTTGTAACCCGAATACAAAATGGGCTAGCTCGAATGGGTTAGCAGGTTAAACGGGTTGGCCAGATGAGTTgcaacttttaattaaaaatattaagttttaggggttttttttatttttgaatttcatgTGACACAATGCTTATTCAATCTTCATTCTACATTTTCCCAATCGGTCCCACAATATTAACTTTCAAGTTTCATCTCGACTCATTATTCCATCGTCCGATCATCTGATACTACTGTCTTACCACCACTAAAGCCAATAAAGACAAAGTTAAGAACTAACCCATTAAAATctaaatatatttatcattttaataatgaTTCATGTAAGATACGattattaattttcataaagAATTGATTGTGAACAACGCCAAAATAATGACACGAAGACAAGCGTTAATTTATGTTGTAGTTGATCGAGATGAACGACTTCTTTCCAACTATTATCGAAGAAAActatgaaaatatgaaaattttctatgtatctaaaactaagaaaaaaatagctaaaatctaaaatcttttatagaggaaaattttgatataatAGATTATTTTCGAAAGCTTTTAGCCCCTAGCCCAATGGGTTAGCTCGAAATCGGCAGGTTAGAATTGAAAATTTATGACCCGAGAAATTCATAACCCGAATGGCCCGCACCCAATTATCCCGGCAATCCAAGTGGGTTGGCCCGAACTCGAACCGATCCTAAAATTTCAAATCGTAGGTTTGAATTCTTACCCAGCTAGGTTTCGAGAAAGAAGATAGATTAAGATGTCATTGATAATTGAGTGGATCTGATGGTGACGATCATCCATTTCATGTAGAATCAGTAAGATCACTTTTCGTTCACACCATGCcctcttaattatttattcccTTCGATTTTCGAATCTTTCCTTGCTCTTTATCTGTTTTTGCCTTACAATTGATTGGATCATCTTGATTTGGAGCTTTAGTGCCATTCTATTGAGATTTGGGATGTTTTGATTTTGGGTGATTGGAACTGATTGTATTCTGAATTTATTGTAATCTGgtagtttctttctttttgaTATTGGATTTTTTTTCATCTCTGTTTACTGCTACTCTTGCTTTGATTCCCCGTTGTTAACAAGCTTAATTTTGTATGTAGATGGAGCTAGTGTCACATAATAGTGAGCCGGTGTTTGGGGAAGGCGATGAATACGAAGACGGAGACTGTTCAGTTGCCGGAAACTGTGACAAACCTGACTCAATGCAGTTGGAAAGAGAATTCCTTCTGCCTATGGTGGGATTGGAGTTGGAGATCATCCATCAACTAGAGTTGGAGAACACCACGGAgttcacggttcacggttcTTTTGGTGTAATTAATTCTAGTATGTTTGGTTAGATTTCGTTTGTTACTCCGAATATGTTGTAGGGTGAATTGTTGGATACTTTGATGCTTTCTATGGTTTAATTTATATGTGATTCTTGCATATGAATGGTTTAACTATTCTACTAATCTTGAGACGTCTAGATAGGTAGAATTTTGTAGCCTTTATTATATTGCCTCTTTAGCATAGATTTAGGTTGTTACTCATGTGAAAGGAACTCGAGATTTGATACTTGTTCAGAGAGATAGTCTCGAGTGGATCGATAGTTTAATCAATGAATTTGGTTTGATGTCTGCTGCGCTTCTGCGTGGGCATTAAGTTAATATGATCTAATTATCGTGTTTGACAATTGTAGAAGCTAATCTAAAGCCTACTGCGCGACCTAGTAGGGGTGATCGGTTAGTGAGTAGAACCTTGGAGACGTGTTCAGCTTATCCTAGGTATACAATTCCCTTGATGTGTTCAGCGGATAGGGAGCgtaaaacaaacttaatcctCTTAAGCATAGTCTTAATCCATTGAAGTATCCCAATTCATAAACCCGAGACATATTGGAGCAATGATTTCTTCTTATCCTATTTTCtagttttgtattttatttttctttgtttgttttatcATTTCGTTATCcaactttattttatcaatctcaaattaaataacctacgcctccctgtggttcgacactcgaagtactacagtcgactcagtactcttgcagatagattgtaatattagagctattttattaaacttgtgtgttcttaatccattaatataaaagctcgaaatttacacatcaagttttggcgccgttgccggggaggcaactggttatttaatttaggattctttttatttttatttttgtatagttttctaacattttattttcttgtttcagagttgtagctagaagactaagtcgagccaacgacgttaaacaaaggcgctagttgggaggcaacccaatgagtttttagttttttattttctcttaataaatcgagggttttgttcgctcaattctttccttcgatgtatttttatgaattgagtattttgttttctttttgttgttttaatttttctttttgtaggagcaacatggAGATATGATTCACATTCGAGCTTATGAGGAAGCACACCTACAAAGGAAAAtacacccacccacccacccgaatgcactatggatatcacgccaagtttgggggagttttctttccctttactttatatGTTCTTCTTTGAATACATTGAGGACAATGTAGCATTCAAGTGTGGGGGGATTGTGAATGATTTTTATGCATTATGCATGTTTTTTGGGTGTATTGCATGCTAAAGTGTTGtgaatcatgtaattgacgggcgcatgctttatcttcggctttctggttgggaaatcttgcttgatcttacttgatctttgaagcttaggatggatAGAATCtgtgcatgaatttatttgaaagagcatgttgtgactacatccgatttcttgagttgaggagagtatgaaagtcATATGTCTggtggaaattattttggattgatttgctttatcgagttgcgtgcttgtattcatttgtgtcaaCGATATGGGAgtataaggcactaggatgaactccatggccaaatgatcacatgcctagtcctacACATGATCCTCTAGAAGtcactttgagcttaattctctattgtttgtgtaaacacttagccaatcacttagctacttaaaaaagcctcattttagcctcatcaataaACCTTGCtgctatttgggtgctaaatataAGGTTAAGCTTTGGTGATTTGAGTgttgagtgttgggtggtgaaTGGTAAAAGTATAGACATttttagacttgatgtaatgtataggtgaaaagaatgaagttcttagaagaaaaaaaaaagacgacttccaaatttgcaaaagtcgaggtcttatcaaaagaaaaaaaagagaaaaaaaaattgtgaaataaAGTTAGAGCTTCTATTTGTTTTAAAGATGCAATCTTGTCTAGAAttatctcaagtttgggggaatGAGAGTTTGATTGTAaaattttgttgtttgatctttagaaggaagttgtaggagggaagaatttggcaTTCAAATGTGTAGcatttgagctcactatccacatttatcctacctcatccctagccccattacaaccttgaattaagaccttggaccttattgttgatgcttgtggatgttttgtaaataacttggtagagttaatgaagtttgatttgaaatccgcgagtctatgtgataagtaatgcttgacgagtcaatgatgacggtttgagttgtatgatcacatgtttggacttactttgaaatgcaccttgacttgaagttctaggttgataagtgatggtttttgagagtgggaaatcctgattggaattgttgggggtttagattttgtcattAACGTCCTTACTTGATACTTTGTGATGAAAACCTTTGAACTAAACTTTGTGGGTTAGGATTTGTTGAGTTATTTGTGCTTAAAGTTTATCTTGCTCGAGGGCGAGCAAGAactcaagtttgggggtatttgatgcgaagcatacttcttatattttttacccttagactacacatttttatgttaattataactcatcAAAGTGTGATTTTATTGAAGTTTAGGAGGATTGCTAGCTGGAAGGTCGCCAGAAATGCATGTGTGAAGACCCCAGGTGTAATTGGCAAAGCTTGTAGAGGGCAGATTCTTTGCCCGATCGGGCGATTCTTAGCtgccaaaacgcccggtcgggcgtttgtcATTAAGCATGAGGAAGTCAGATTCTTTGCCCGATCGGGCGATATTTAGAACgggaaacgcccggtcgggtgaaatGTGCACGGCGTGACCCAGAAGCAGACGCCCGGGCGGGCGATTTACTTTCttaaaaacgcccggtcgggtgtttgGTGTTGCAACCGTTAATTGTGCAGTTACTTCGGCGGTTTGAAGGGAGATACAGGCAAGAACTTCTGTAGACGACGGGGGAACGACTCCTAGGACGAAATGAGGAGAAGGAAGGAGGAGGAGAGAAGATGACTGATCCAAACCTCCTCTCGGGAGATCATCCATCAACTAGAGTTGGAGAACACCACGGAgttcacggttcacggttcTTTTGGTGTAATTAATTCTAGTATGTTTGGTTAGATTTCCTTTGTTGCTCCGAATATGTTGTAGGGTGAATTGTTGGATACTTTGATGCTTTCTATGGTTTAATTTATATGTGATTCTTGCATATGAATGGTTTAACTATTCTACTAATCTTGAGACGTCTAGATAGGTAGAATTTTGTACCCTTTATTATATTGCCTCTTTAGCATAGATTTAGGTTGTTACTCATGTGAAAGGAACTCGAGATTTGATACTTGTTCAGAGAGATAGTCTCGAGTGGATCGATAGTTTAATCAATGAATTTGGTTTGATGTCTGCTGCGCTTCTGCGTGGGCATTAAGTTAATATGATCTAATTATCGTGTTTGACAATTGTAGAAGCTAATCTAAAGCCTACTACGCGACCTAGTAGGGGTGATCGGTTAGTGAGTAGAACCTTGGAGACGTGTTCAGCTTATCCTAGGTATACAATTCCCTTGATGTGTTCAGCGGATAGGGAGCgtaaaacaaacttaatcctCTTAAGCATAGTCTTAATCGTTTTAATCCATTGAAGTATCCCAATTCATAAACCCGAGACATATTGGAGCAATGATTTCTTCTTATCCTATTTTCtagttttgtattttatttttctttgtttgttttatcATTTCGTTATCcaactttattttatcaatcttaaattaaataacctacgcctccctgtggttcgacactcgaagtactatagtcgactctgtactcttgcagatagatggtaatattagagctattttattaaacttgtgtgttcttaatccattaatataaaagctcaAAATTTACACATCAAGCTCGCTCACAACCATCCATTGAGCCCGGAAAGTATGCGATTCTATAAATCACACAAAAAGATGATCCTTGCTGCCAAGAAAGTGCAGCCGTCTGAACCTGTAAGAGAAGTACACACGATTAAGCTATACCGGACTGCAGTAGCGGATGGTTTGTGTAGGGCAGATACGAGAAACGAAAGGAACTCGATGGACCATTCAAATCATCTAATCCTCAAAGAAGGGGATTCGCTTGCAGCATATAACTACTTTTGTCGTATGAAGCTGACAAAtccaaacttttttttatttggtggaCCTTGATGACGACGGGCGCTTGAAAAATCTGTTCTGGGCTGATGCCCGGTCCAGGATTGCATATAACTACTTCTCTGACACCATCATGATTGACACAACAAGAAAATTTATGACCCGgcgggttagggttgaaaatttatgACCCGACAAGTTCATAACACGAATGGCCCGCACCTAATTATCCCGGCAATCCAAGTGGGTTGGCCCAAACTCGAACAGATCCTAAAATTTCAAATCGTAGGTTTGAATTCTTACCCAGCTAGGTTTCGAGAAAGAAGATAGACTAAGATGTCATTGATAATTGAGTGGATCTGATGGTTGACTATCATCCATTTCATGTAGAATCAGTAAGATAACTTTTGGTTCACACCATGTtctcttaattatttattcccTTCGATTTTCGAATCTTTCCTTGCTCTTTATCTGTTTTGCCTTACAATTGATTTGGATCATTTTGATTTGGAGCTTTAGTGCCATTCTATTGAGATTTGGGATGTTTTGATTTTGGGTGATTGGAACTGAttgtattataaatttattgtaatCTGGTCGTTTCTTTCTTTTTGatattggattttttttttcatctctGTTTACTGCTACTCTTGCTTTTATTCCCCGTTGTTAACAAGCTTAATTTTGTATGTAGATGGATCTAGTGTCACTTAATAGTAAGCCGGTGTTTGGGGAAGGCGATGAATACGAAGACGGAGACTGTTCAGTTGCTTGAAACTGTGACAAACCTGACTCAATGCAGTTGGAAAGGGAGTTCCTTCCGCCTATGGTGGGATTGGAGTTTGAGTCTTTTGATGAAGCATATGATTTCTACAATGTTTATGCTAAGAGACAAGGATTTGGTATTAGAGTTAGCAATTCATGGTTCCGGTCAAAAAGAAGGGAGAGGTATAGGGCGAAACTCAGCTGCAGCAGTGCTGGTTTCAAGAAAAAGAGTGAAGCGAACAATCCAAGGCCAGAGACCAGAACGGGGTGTCCTGCAATGCTCATCATCAAGCTTGTGGatgctcaaaggtggaggataGTCGAGGTTGAGCTCGCTCACAACCATCCATTGAGCCCGGAAAGTATGCGATTCTATAAATCACACAAAAAGATGATCCTTGCTGCCAAGAAAGCGCAGCCGTCTGAACCTGTAAGAGAAGTACACACGATTAAGCTATACCGGACTGCAGTAGCGGATGGTTTGTGTAGGGCAGATACGAGAAACGAAAGGAACTCGATGGACCATTCAAATCATCTAATCCTCAAAGAAGGGGATTCGCTTGCAGCATGTAACTACTTTTGTCGTATGAAGCTGACAAATccgaacttttttttatttggtggaCCTTGATGACGACGGGCGCTTGAAAAATCTGTTCTGGGCTGATGCCCGGTCCAGGATTGCATATAACTACTTCTCTGACACCATCATGATTGACACAACAAGCTTGACTAACAAATTTGAGATACCTTTGTTTTCCTTCGTGGGAATAAATCACCATGGAGAATCTGTTCTATTGGGATGTGGTACTCGGAGATGAATCAGTGGAGTGTTTTATTTGGATGATTAGGACATGGCTGACTTGTATGCTGGGGAAACATCCACAAGTTATTGTTACTGATCAGTCGAAACACTTGCATATAGCAGTTTCTGAGGTTTTTCCGCAGGCTTGTCATTGTTATTGTTTATCTTATATCATGCTTCGCGTTCCTGAGAAATTGGGTGGACTAAATGGGTTTGAAGTTATCAAGAGGCGATTCAGTAAAGCTGTTTTTGGTTCCCTGACAATATCCGAGTTTGAAACTTTCTGGAGGGAGATGATTAGTCAGCACAACCTGAGGGAGAATAAATGGCTACAAGCATTGTATGAAGATCGTCAAAGGTGGGCACCGGTATACCTAAAGGACACTTCTTTCTTTGGGATGCAGTGAGGGCGAGGGAACAACTCCGTTTTTTGATGGTTATGTACACAAGCACACATCCTCGAAGGAGTTCCTTGACAAGTATGATATGGTGCTACAAAGAAAATATTTGAAAGAAGCAATGGGAGATGTTGAGTCCAGAAATCTAGCCTCTGAACTGAAAACAGGATCGAATTTTGAGCTGCAGCTGTCGAAGGTGTACATGAAGTAAATGTTTGAAAAATGTCAGGATTGAAGTTGAGGGCATGTATTCTTGCTTCAACATAAAGCAAGTAGCTAAAAACGCCCCGATTCTGACTTTTGTTGTCGAACAGCGACAGAAAGCCGAAGCAAATGAGAAGGACGTCAGACATTATGAAGTTCTTTACGAGACAACACAGGTTGAAGTAGGATGCATTTGTGGCCTTTTCAATTTCAAAGGCTATTTGTGCAGGCATGCATTAAGTGTCCTTAGTCACAATGGTGTAGAAGAAATACCATCTCAATACATTCTACGGCGTTGGAGTAAAGATTACAAGCGCAGATTTCTCTCAGACGGTGCCATTGGTGAGGACAGTCCTTGGGAGTGGCATGAACATCTATTGAGGCGCTCCCTACAAGTTGTCGAGGAGGGGGCTCAATCGGAAGATCATTATGAAGTCATGATGCAAGATATGaatggacaggaattatatatgCAATAGCTGATGTGTATACAATATGTTTTTGTGTTGTGTTTGTTTCCTAATCTTACTTGAATATATACGGAATATTTCATTGTTAGTATCTCAATTTTACATAATAATTGATGATCCGAAGATcaatatctaattaaatctcCATTCAATCACTAATACTCTGTCCACAAAAAATCTTTGAATGATTAAAGTAAAGCTGAACTAGGAAAGAGGTATGGCCATCTTTGAATAGTTAAAGTAAAGCTAAACTAGGAAATAGGTATGGGGTGAAACATGTTCATTGTCAGCATCTGTTGAATTAATTCAACAAATTCTATAATAggaatgaaattaaatgatttgaataattaaagtaaagCTAAACTGGGAAATAGGTATGGGTGAAGCATGTGCATTGTCTTGAATAGATTTCCCAAAATGAATTCAATGATTTAGCAAGTCTGAGGTTTTACATTGTTACGGACGTGCTCCGCAACGGTTCCGTGACCTTCCTGTTCGACGGACTAGCGATCAATCCCCTCGACAACCTCGCGGAATTGATCGAGAATGTTGCTGAATTGTGGACGTATTCCACTCCGCAGCAAGAAAACGTAAATAAATTGCTTGAAACACAAGAtaggtttagggaaaatatttcattcattcattgatTGGATTTCTGGATTGCTACAATGAtataatctctcctatttataatactagaatactattaccctaacttattgactaagaaataaatatctaaatataaattggaaagatatggtaaatcaaatatgcaactaaataattgggatatgatcgtatcaactcccccacggttgaaattcaccttgtcctcaaggtgagAACTACGAACCAttgacgagagttgaaagcaaaagctttaaCAAGGCGTCTCCTTCTGGATCAAACACGTATCGAACAACTGAATGTCTCCCTTTATCACAtttgtcaaaaatcaacaaaggagacccaatgttggcaaaattccatgccaaaacgaaaagcttgtTCACGCCTCTCAGAATGCTCAAACATGGCGTGTCATTGCGCAGAGGGATTAACCTCGCATcggtgtcgagcgatgttgatcgaggaTTCAGACGTGTAGCATCCCTAACATGCAAATCCCCATAGATACAGGCAATCTCCTTCCCAtgtattggaaaggacggtgcaactttatttccaactaatgcaCATAGATAAGCACCACCATTTTTACTAAAACAATTCTCAACAACATCGGGAGATGTCATTAGAGCAGCATCTAGAGATGCGACGACGTTCTTCACTTCCTCAATGGAATCAACCTCCTCGTCGCCATCTAACAATGTTTCTTCCTCTCCAGGGCTGCACGACGGAGAGATCATAGCTGGTGGAGGCAGTTCATCTATCAATCCGCTCTCCTCTCCGCTGTCGTCGTCGGG
This genomic interval from Salvia splendens isolate huo1 chromosome 13, SspV2, whole genome shotgun sequence contains the following:
- the LOC121760861 gene encoding protein FAR1-RELATED SEQUENCE 6-like, coding for MENLFYWDVVLGDESVECFIWMIRTWLTCMLGKHPQVIVTDQSKHLHIAVSEVFPQACHCYCLSYIMLRVPEKLGGLNGFEVIKRRFSKAVFGSLTISEFETFWREMISQHNLRENKWLQALYEDRQSEGEGTTPFFDGYVHKHTSSKEFLDKYDMVLQRKYLKEAMGDVESRNLASELKTGSNFELQLSKRQKAEANEKDVRHYEVLYETTQVEVGCICGLFNFKGYLCRHALSVLSHNGVEEIPSQYILRRWSKDYKRRFLSDGAIGEDSPWEWHEHLLRRSLQVVEEGAQSEDHYEVMMQDMNGQELYMQ